The genomic region ACAAAGAAGAGAGGAAACTAAGTAACTTAGAGTTGtccataaaaatgtaacagataACAGTCTGTTTTTTGATAATAGTGCTTACACATGGTcctgtaatttttttctttcttctttttaagacagaaaaaaagttacTAGAGATCTTCCCAGTCACCAAATTTTTCTCGATTAACCTCCTCTTGGGACTTTTTGAGCTCTTTGTCACTTTTCTTGTGGAAACACAAAccatgtaaatgtttttttctcctttccagTCTGCTTAACTTGTTGgttttttgacagttttttttatgtttaattcaTGTCAAACTTTTTCATAAGTTTACTATGTGGTTTTCAGGTCAGCCAGTGTCAAGAGTTACTTCCtcatttgttgttttcaatGCCCTCATTCCCAGGGCTCCTCATTATCTCACAGCTGCACAGGTTTTTTTTCAATGActcatttattttagtttgttgAGATGGTATAGTTTTGTTTCGGTTCATCACCTTGTGTTAGAGTCATGTAGACTCTTGCTCTGTTTGAAATTTATATGATAAAGATGCACAACCCTGAacaattaaattttttatttttgacattttatatcTGGATTAAATTAATCTATGTTTTTAATGATTATCTACTTATTGAATAACTCACTGCTCTTTTAATGGTTTGGCAGGGTGGTTGTATATGAATGCTGTCCAGGTTATATGAAACTCGAGGGTACGAAAGGATGCACTGCAGGTAGGTGGATGGCTCAACAGATTCATTCAAAATCAACTAAAAATTACAATATATTCAATATGAATATTTCCTCTGGTTTCTCACAACTCTCAACCTTACCACCAGTGGCTCCCATTGACCATGTGTATGGTACACTGGGCTTTGTCAAGGCTACAACCACACAGCGATATGCTGAAGTCTCTAAACTGAGAAAAGAAATTGAGGGAAAAGGCGCCTTCACCTTGTTTGCACCTAGCAATGATGCCTGGGATGAGCTGGACCCTGTGAGTAAACCTGTGTTTAAAACCTTAGAGAGAAATGCATTTACAATAAtgtctgctcaaacacagttaTACTTTGATGAAACTAACACTGTGATTTTTAAAGGCTCAACGATCTGCACTAGAGAACAATGTGAACATTGAACTCTACAACGCTCTGCATTACCACATGGTAAACCACCGTGTCCTCACCAAAGACATGAAGAATGGCATGACTGTCAGTTCCATGTACAATGAAGAGGGACTGCACTTCAACCACTACCCAAATGGGGTCAGTTTATGAACGGTGTAGACAAGCACAATGCTGCATGATTATTACAATTATATCTATAAGAGTCAATTAAGCCATTGATTGTTTGATCTTCATAAAATATTTACTTCCTAAGGTTGTTACAGTGAACTGTGTCAGGATTCTCAATGCTAACCAGCTGGCCACAAATGGTGTGGTGCATGTCATCGATCGGGTAATCAAGGCCGTGGGGAACACCATCAAGGATCACTTGGAGCTCAATGAAGACCTTTCTTCTTTTAGTGTATGAAACTATTCTCAAAAAAGTTTACAGTTGTACAGTTCACCATTAACAAACAGTAACTTTTATCCAACTCATTATAGCATCTGATTCTTAGAAAAATGTTTACATCGTGTCTTGTTCCCCAGGCTATCGCATTAGCTTCCAATGTGATGGACAAGCTGGGTGAGCCTGGCCAATACACTTTGTTTGCTCCAACTAATGATGCCTTTGACAAAATGAACCCAGACTACTTGGAGAATATCATGGAAGACCCAGCTGTTGTTAAaggtacagtaaaaatgtgatGCCTTAATGAGAGCATAAAGTACAACCACAACATTTTCACATTGTTCCTGTGGCCTGGTAAATATGCTAAAAAAAGGGCCACTACTACTATGAGCTACTATGAGCTACTATGAGCGTGTGCGGCAGCTTCACACAGCTCATAGTAGGCCCGCAGACAAATTGATATGAAGTGGACTTTGAACTTTGAACTTGTTTTTGAATTGACAAAtccaaaaaccacacaaaaaacaGCTTATCTGCTTATTTGCTGAGTCATGAATACAGGCATGAAGTCAGTGACAGGTTTCTTCTTGgaataaaatacaatacaaattttGCTTCTGTTTCTAATGCATTGCTTTTGCAGGCTAAATTTGTTGGCTTAGCTTGATAGTCGGGCTCAGCTGTAGCATAAATACATGCCTAAATGTGAATAATGAGCACAGAGAACATTGATGTTTGATTCATCTGCATACCTGTAATTCCTGAATAACACATCACAGCACAGGCTTCACATAATAATTAGATACTTTAGGTGTGTCATTTGAGTTGCAAACCTATGTTCaacttgtgtttatgtttatttaattactcaattaaatgtaattaatttagCCTCTTTCACACTTTGACCAACCTTGTCAGCCCTGGTGAACTACCACCTGTTAAAGAGTGTCCAGTGTGCAGAAGCAATCATGGTAGGATTCATGTATGAGACTGCAGAAGGCAGCAGCATAGAGATTGGCTGTGACGGTGACAGTCTGACTGTGAACGGCATCAAGATGGTCCTGAAGAAGGACATTGTAGCGACCAATGGCGTCATCCACCTGATAGACCAGATGCTGATCCCAGACTCAGgtacaaacacattttgaaGTTGTTTAAATCGTTTGGCGTCTTCCTTTTAATGGGTCACAGGCATAtcttttttgtattgttcatgTCAGCCAAGGAAGTGAAATCGTTACTGGAAACCTCCCAGAGCACTTTCAGCAGCAAGTTGTCTGAACTGGGCTTAGCTGAATCCCTGGGTCCAAAGACAGAGTACACCCTCCTAGCTCCTTTCAACAATGCCTTCACTAGTGAGTTGAAACATGTTCTTATCTATAGAAAAGTAGCACTTTTTTGTGGTTataatattttgtcttttacaaACCAAAAATATTATAATGTATGCCACACTTTTAAATTGCAAGGCATTTTGCCTTATTTGATCAGGATCTAAAACTATCCATCTTATTTAAATCTCTGACATTTCTCTCTGTCAGGTGAAGTGATGTCAATGGACACAAACACGCTGAGACTCATTTTGGAAAACCACATCTTGAAGACAAAAATGAAACTGAGTGAGCTTTACAACGAACAGACGCTGGAAACAATCGCTGGAAAACTGCTACGAGTCTTCATTTACCGCACTGTGagaattctgtgtgtgtgtgtgtgtgtgtattgttacattaaccaagtgaaatctgaaagaaaaagagagaaaccacAGAAAGTAGTAACTTAGTCTGATTTATGTGAGCCTTACCAAGTGTGTGGTATATTGTTGCTGTCTTTAAAAATCTGTAAACATCTAATTACTCCAGCTTTTGGCAGATGAAGTGTGTTTCTGCTCCACTAGATAGCATATTAGAGTCAGCTGGGTTTAATTTTTCCACAGAAACATTGTCATATTGTGATTGAtgacaatcaaaaaaaaaaagaaaggcttACAGCCCTCCTCCACACAAGCAAATAGTTACCAGATTTGTACAGTGAATTTTAAACCTGTGGCTTAACTTTATGAATGCTCCTTTTTTGACAGGCTGTGTGCATAGAAAACACATGTATGGTCCGTGGCAGTAAGGAGGGGAGCAATGGGATGCTCCATTCTGTGAGGTCTCTTATCAAACCACCTGAGAAAACTATCTATGAGCTCCTGATTGCTGACGGACGTTTCAAGTAAGAGCAAAGTATCATACTAAAATACTTGTTGCTGAAAATGATTTCTCTTTGAGTCAAGTGAGATTTTTATCTCCAGTAGTGGGGATGGAAACAGTGATCACACATTGCTTGTGTGCGTAATAAAACATCTTTTTCTGATGCTGTTGATGATTCACTTTCAGCAGAACATTTCTCACTGTGTAATTAAAGGCACCAGTAAAGGTTGGTGATGAAGAACTGAGGAAAACAAATCTGTGACTCAGTGGGACCACACGAGAATGCAAATCTCATTCAAACCCTCTGCCTGAACTTCCCTGCTAACACTATAATCCTCCCGGCTTAAAAGGGAAACCTTTTTTTATCTGTTCTGATATTCATTGTGTTATTGCAGTTAGAACCATTTTGCTTGTGGAAATACACAAATATAGAATATAAATTTCTTTCTGTCTGAACCACAACACTAAGGCTGTGGTGAAAATATACTTCCAGTGGACCATTAAAATCACCTGATTTCCACTAACCAATTATTGTAAACACTTAAACTGTACATTGCTCTTAAACGTTGTGCCTATTTTATTCCTGCATccctgattttcttcttttctttctgttatttgAATGACTGTAGGAAATTCCTGTCGTTAATGGAAACAGCAGGTCTGTATGATCTGTTAAAGCAGGAAGGCTCTTACACCGTCTTTGCACCAACGGACGATGCCTTTGTCGACCTCAGCAAGGAAGACATGGCTCTGCTCAAAAGTGAGTACCCCACTGCAGTGAGCACATATGCACTTATCTTTTGAAAAACCCAGCAATGCTGTCAATGTATCTTCATCTAATAGGGAACTATTTGAtgcagaaatgagaaaaaaccATTGTTTAACATTGTGCAAAGTATGAATTAT from Astatotilapia calliptera chromosome 10, fAstCal1.2, whole genome shotgun sequence harbors:
- the postna gene encoding periostin isoform X1, whose amino-acid sequence is MHRLLVVTLVLVAFCSLETTAFSAYDKIVTHSRIRARDQGPNVCALQQVTGTKKKYFSTCRNWYKRSICGKNTVVVYECCPGYMKLEGTKGCTAVAPIDHVYGTLGFVKATTTQRYAEVSKLRKEIEGKGAFTLFAPSNDAWDELDPAQRSALENNVNIELYNALHYHMVNHRVLTKDMKNGMTVSSMYNEEGLHFNHYPNGVVTVNCVRILNANQLATNGVVHVIDRVIKAVGNTIKDHLELNEDLSSFSAIALASNVMDKLGEPGQYTLFAPTNDAFDKMNPDYLENIMEDPAVVKALVNYHLLKSVQCAEAIMVGFMYETAEGSSIEIGCDGDSLTVNGIKMVLKKDIVATNGVIHLIDQMLIPDSAKEVKSLLETSQSTFSSKLSELGLAESLGPKTEYTLLAPFNNAFTSEVMSMDTNTLRLILENHILKTKMKLSELYNEQTLETIAGKLLRVFIYRTAVCIENTCMVRGSKEGSNGMLHSVRSLIKPPEKTIYELLIADGRFKKFLSLMETAGLYDLLKQEGSYTVFAPTDDAFVDLSKEDMALLKSDLTVLRNILLYHFSNGTFINGGLEGGVTNLLKTFQGKNLQVKSVDSSIHVNSVDVPHSDLMATNGVIHIVKNVLYPGDLPVGRQDLLILLRKLIKYIQIKFVSGFSYTEIPLTFIKRTITTTTHFVEVPESTVIRNVTRVISVEPSITTVKRVIEGDPSLLKDIKTNFSITTKIIKGDPTLTEVTRVIERDSAASKVTRVIKGNPTQTKVTRVIEGNPTQTKVTRVIEGNPTQTKVTRVIEGNPTQTKVTRVIEGNPTQTKVTRVIEGQPSITKVTRVIDGASVGGDGSTGGARHTTANEPQIIEGPDFSRITTIHGDPSLIDEESERISRIIKEGGRFAAARKAPAGMKRRARLVRRHHKPRE
- the postna gene encoding periostin isoform X2, encoding MHRLLVVTLVLVAFCSLETTAFSAYDKIVTHSRIRARDQGPNVCALQQVTGTKKKYFSTCRNWYKRSICGKNTVVVYECCPGYMKLEGTKGCTAVAPIDHVYGTLGFVKATTTQRYAEVSKLRKEIEGKGAFTLFAPSNDAWDELDPAQRSALENNVNIELYNALHYHMVNHRVLTKDMKNGMTVSSMYNEEGLHFNHYPNGVVTVNCVRILNANQLATNGVVHVIDRVIKAVGNTIKDHLELNEDLSSFSAIALASNVMDKLGEPGQYTLFAPTNDAFDKMNPDYLENIMEDPAVVKALVNYHLLKSVQCAEAIMVGFMYETAEGSSIEIGCDGDSLTVNGIKMVLKKDIVATNGVIHLIDQMLIPDSAKEVKSLLETSQSTFSSKLSELGLAESLGPKTEYTLLAPFNNAFTSEVMSMDTNTLRLILENHILKTKMKLSELYNEQTLETIAGKLLRVFIYRTAVCIENTCMVRGSKEGSNGMLHSVRSLIKPPEKTIYELLIADGRFKKFLSLMETAGLYDLLKQEGSYTVFAPTDDAFVDLSKEDMALLKSDLTVLRNILLYHFSNGTFINGGLEGGVTNLLKTFQGKNLQVKSVDSSIHVNSVDVPHSDLMATNGVIHIVKNVLYPGDLPVGRQDLLILLRKLIKYIQIKFVSGFSYTEIPLTFIKRTITTTTHFVEVPESTVIRNVTRVISVEPSITTVKRVIEGDPSLLKDIKTNFSITTKIIKGDPTLTEVTRVIERDSAASKVTRVIKGNPTQTKVTRVIEGNPTQTKVTRVIEGNPTQTKVTRVIEGNPTQTKVTRVIEGNPTQTKVTRVIEGQPSITKVTRVIDGASVGGDGSTGPDFSRITTIHGDPSLIDEESERISRIIKEGGRFAAARKAPAGMKRRARLVRRHHKPRE